One window of Rasiella rasia genomic DNA carries:
- a CDS encoding carboxypeptidase regulatory-like domain-containing protein, with protein sequence MKARPLYIFASLLVFVGFIACNEDRVGEDDTGSITGTVVASGTNLPIPNTRISTQPISSTVFSDSLGKFLIENVPTGEYAVEARVEDYITDFEPTVVVANAPVNVVFEMEVSTANNRPPATPELLAPAENEELQSIEAVFQWTTTDPEEDPIEYTLELRNDQNTEVQLFEEITDTTFTYSPLILGAQYFWQVSATDNINEPVLSPVGTFSVISAPVDNRFLFVRTIDGNNVIYSADESGEEFQLTSQEKNSYRPRRNVAANKIAYLQSDGAEVDIYTMNRDGTDKTRVTSAVKPTGFNLNEINFSWPANSDKIYYPQFDKLYRINSNGQGLQLMYQTTDGSLISEVDVSENDNIIALKTNDVNGYNVSIFTIDFNGNLLDTILSGVAGGAGGLTLSVTNTKVIYAYDVSGFEDATYRRLDSRLFVYDLDTATLTDVSGEKPGGTNDLEPIFAPNEAFVIFTNTSNDGISQKSVYRLEIEEPETRELLYNNAFMPDWE encoded by the coding sequence ATGAAAGCAAGACCTTTATATATATTCGCCAGCCTACTCGTATTCGTAGGGTTTATAGCCTGTAATGAAGATCGGGTGGGAGAGGATGACACAGGGAGCATAACTGGTACCGTGGTAGCTTCCGGCACCAATTTGCCCATTCCCAATACTAGAATTTCTACGCAACCAATTAGTAGTACAGTGTTTAGCGATAGCCTCGGAAAATTCCTTATTGAAAATGTGCCTACGGGCGAATATGCCGTAGAAGCGCGTGTGGAAGATTATATAACCGATTTTGAACCAACCGTAGTTGTGGCAAACGCTCCAGTAAATGTAGTTTTTGAAATGGAAGTGTCTACCGCAAATAACAGACCTCCTGCAACGCCAGAATTGTTGGCTCCTGCAGAAAATGAAGAATTGCAAAGTATTGAAGCGGTATTTCAATGGACTACTACAGATCCAGAAGAAGACCCAATTGAATACACGCTCGAGTTAAGAAATGATCAAAATACAGAGGTTCAGCTTTTTGAAGAAATTACCGATACCACATTTACCTATTCGCCACTTATTTTAGGCGCACAATACTTTTGGCAGGTTTCTGCTACAGATAATATTAATGAGCCCGTATTAAGTCCAGTAGGGACGTTCTCTGTGATTTCTGCCCCCGTTGACAATAGATTTTTGTTTGTTAGAACAATTGATGGTAACAATGTAATTTATTCTGCAGATGAAAGTGGAGAAGAATTTCAACTTACTTCGCAAGAAAAGAATAGCTACAGACCCAGACGAAATGTGGCAGCCAATAAGATAGCCTATCTACAGTCAGATGGAGCCGAAGTTGATATTTACACCATGAATCGTGATGGAACAGATAAGACTAGAGTAACCTCTGCGGTGAAACCTACAGGGTTTAACTTGAATGAAATAAACTTTTCGTGGCCAGCAAATAGTGATAAAATATACTATCCGCAATTCGATAAACTATATAGAATCAATTCTAACGGACAAGGACTTCAATTAATGTATCAAACTACCGATGGTTCGCTTATTTCCGAAGTAGATGTAAGCGAGAATGATAATATTATCGCTCTTAAAACCAACGATGTAAATGGTTATAATGTTTCCATCTTTACTATAGATTTCAACGGAAATCTCCTCGATACCATACTAAGTGGTGTTGCCGGTGGTGCTGGCGGACTCACACTATCTGTAACCAACACCAAAGTAATTTATGCTTATGATGTGTCTGGATTTGAAGATGCAACCTACAGAAGACTAGACTCTAGACTTTTTGTTTATGATCTTGATACGGCAACACTTACTGATGTCTCTGGAGAAAAGCCCGGTGGTACCAACGACTTGGAGCCTATTTTTGCTCCCAATGAGGCATTTGTAATATTTACCAATACTAGCAATGATGGTATTTCACAAAAAAGTGTCTACCGTTTAGAAATAGAGGAACCTGAAACCCGAGAACTATTATACAACAATGCATTTATGCCCGATTGGGAATAA
- a CDS encoding CsgE family curli-type amyloid fiber assembly protein: protein MNYFRNIIATCLPILMLSLSVNAQRYNTEIVAKITLEQKYNAISITGTSTNLTSLNQSLRYELTVFKGDKENTNKSKNSQSGRFVLEPGQRKDLSVTSINSDENERIIILLLVYNSEDILLGKDRIVLNDDENATGDKIILKKKIDTLSNSKDKQFENADGLVLRGIVVEETKTKLGSDFYKMFYLTYLNEEINGREIVTVKEVLAVGNNTKIEIYAGRNLIAEFFVRPQNDYLVEMRNQSIIRIRAYFINLEKNVSRVKSY, encoded by the coding sequence ATGAACTATTTTAGAAACATCATAGCTACATGTTTACCTATACTTATGCTCTCGCTAAGTGTAAACGCACAGCGTTATAATACCGAAATCGTTGCAAAAATTACGCTTGAACAAAAATACAATGCCATTTCAATCACAGGTACCTCTACTAACCTCACTTCTTTAAATCAGAGTTTACGGTATGAATTAACTGTATTTAAAGGAGATAAAGAAAACACCAACAAATCAAAAAATAGCCAGAGTGGTAGGTTCGTTCTTGAGCCTGGCCAACGTAAGGATCTCTCAGTCACGTCCATAAATAGTGATGAGAATGAAAGAATAATTATTTTATTACTGGTTTACAATTCGGAGGATATATTACTAGGCAAAGACAGAATTGTATTAAATGATGATGAGAATGCCACTGGCGATAAAATTATCCTCAAGAAAAAAATCGATACCCTGTCCAATTCCAAAGACAAACAATTTGAAAATGCCGATGGACTTGTGCTTAGAGGAATAGTTGTTGAGGAAACCAAAACAAAGCTTGGGAGCGATTTTTATAAGATGTTTTACTTGACGTATCTTAACGAAGAAATTAATGGACGCGAGATAGTTACCGTAAAAGAGGTCTTAGCTGTTGGTAATAATACCAAGATTGAAATTTATGCAGGTCGTAACCTCATTGCTGAATTTTTTGTAAGACCACAAAACGATTATTTAGTTGAAATGCGAAATCAATCAATAATTCGTATACGAGCCTATTTTATTAACCTTGAAAAGAATGTGTCTCGTGTTAAAAGCTATTAA
- a CDS encoding curli assembly protein CsgF produces MKTIVFLLFLGASSYGFGQQLVYTPKNPAFGGDPFNYTWLLNSANAQNQFEDSQLGLEGFEGLDGLLDNQLFGQFGANQELPPEGTSRDGNLEYEVYQSNEGLVINILDITTGEQTQIIVPNN; encoded by the coding sequence ATGAAAACAATTGTATTTTTATTATTCCTTGGGGCTAGTTCCTATGGATTTGGACAGCAACTAGTGTATACTCCTAAAAATCCTGCATTTGGTGGAGACCCCTTTAACTATACTTGGCTGTTGAACTCTGCCAATGCTCAAAATCAATTTGAAGATTCTCAATTAGGTTTAGAAGGTTTTGAAGGCCTAGACGGATTACTTGACAATCAACTTTTCGGTCAATTTGGAGCAAATCAAGAATTACCTCCTGAAGGAACCTCAAGAGATGGAAATTTAGAATATGAGGTCTACCAGTCTAATGAAGGATTGGTAATAAACATCTTAGATATTACTACCGGTGAACAAACCCAAATTATTGTACCAAACAACTAA
- a CDS encoding CsgG/HfaB family protein: MQQYKYFAVLLICSFSLAGCGAYFNQPTSPQDARIAENTAQTMKLRELPEPANRIEVGVYNFKDQTGQYKNVENGSTFSTAVTQGATTILIKALEDSKWFTPIERENLANLLNERNIIRTTRDEYRNSNDTAPQRLRPLLFAGILLEGGVISYDSNILTGGVGARYFGVGGSSQYRQDRITVYLRAVSTSSGEVLKTVNASKTILSQGVDVGLFRYVNFQRLLEVETGFTKNEPSQMAVQEAIEKAVELLILEGIKDGLWATEEGPEKDKELIEAYKLEQELENSTELYERTYQDHDFRHSASAVMGISLIDGDYTTGVMDFMGGLGYKYRFTSQLSLGYDIQAFKLNSTTEHIKWWLSQNINVAYNILPHDKLSPFIYGGGGVITYIDDKETDLKPNDTFYKLQLGAGLEYMFTDRVSLVLQGDWNTTFTDRLDGFVGGRRNDFYYNLGVGINYHFGSNKTRIKHNPK, encoded by the coding sequence ATGCAACAATATAAATATTTCGCTGTATTATTAATATGCTCGTTTTCTTTAGCAGGTTGTGGTGCTTATTTTAATCAGCCCACATCTCCACAAGATGCGCGAATTGCTGAGAATACGGCTCAAACTATGAAATTGCGCGAATTGCCCGAGCCTGCAAATCGTATAGAGGTGGGGGTTTACAATTTTAAAGATCAAACAGGACAATATAAAAATGTTGAAAACGGAAGTACCTTTAGTACCGCTGTTACTCAAGGAGCTACCACTATTTTAATTAAAGCACTTGAAGATTCAAAATGGTTCACACCTATTGAACGTGAAAACCTTGCAAATCTGCTAAACGAACGAAATATTATTAGAACAACACGCGATGAATATCGCAACTCCAACGATACTGCTCCACAACGTCTTAGACCGCTGTTATTTGCAGGAATTCTTTTAGAGGGAGGTGTTATTTCTTACGATTCAAATATATTAACTGGTGGTGTTGGTGCACGATATTTTGGTGTAGGTGGGTCTTCACAATACAGACAAGATAGAATTACAGTCTATTTACGAGCTGTTTCTACGTCATCTGGAGAAGTTCTTAAAACAGTGAATGCTTCAAAAACAATCTTGTCGCAAGGCGTAGATGTGGGGCTGTTTCGCTACGTTAATTTTCAAAGATTACTAGAGGTAGAAACAGGTTTCACTAAAAATGAACCGTCACAAATGGCAGTTCAAGAAGCTATTGAGAAAGCTGTAGAGTTACTTATTTTAGAAGGCATTAAGGACGGGCTTTGGGCTACCGAAGAGGGGCCAGAAAAAGATAAAGAGTTAATCGAGGCCTATAAATTAGAACAAGAATTAGAGAACTCTACTGAGCTATACGAAAGAACCTATCAAGATCATGATTTTAGACATTCGGCCAGCGCTGTAATGGGTATTTCCTTAATTGATGGAGATTATACAACAGGGGTAATGGATTTTATGGGCGGACTAGGCTATAAATATCGCTTTACATCGCAGTTAAGCTTGGGATACGATATTCAAGCTTTTAAGTTAAACTCAACTACCGAACATATAAAATGGTGGCTGAGCCAGAATATTAACGTGGCGTACAACATTTTGCCCCATGATAAACTTTCGCCTTTTATATATGGTGGCGGGGGTGTAATTACCTATATAGACGATAAAGAAACCGATCTTAAACCTAACGATACCTTCTATAAATTACAATTGGGGGCAGGGCTTGAATATATGTTCACAGACCGTGTTTCTCTGGTGTTACAAGGAGACTGGAATACTACATTTACAGATAGACTCGATGGGTTTGTAGGCGGTAGAAGAAATGATTTTTATTACAACCTAGGTGTCGGAATTAACTATCATTTTGGATCAAATAAAACAAGAATTAAACATAATCCTAAATAG
- a CDS encoding carboxypeptidase-like regulatory domain-containing protein, producing MMTKDRYLYISTFLVLVLALFSCNEDRIGEDDTGSVSGTVVASGTNVPLANVRIATQPISSTVFTDSLGTFLIENVPVGDYAVEARVEDFITDFEPTTVVANATVNVVFELEVSTANNRPPTSPQLLTPAENEVLQGVEATFSWTSEDPDGDPIEYAIELRNDQNDDVLRFEEITDTTYTYSPLILGAKYVWQVTATDNINDPVLSPLGTFSVVMAPVDNRILFTRNIEGNNVIFSADEDGSEFQLTPSDKNSFRPVRNVAANRIAFLQADGAEVDVFTMNRDGSDTRKITSSVKPAGFNLNEINISWPENSTKVYFPVLDKLYRINTTGQGLELVYQTTDGSLISEVDAHEFDNVIALKTNNLSGYNTSIIIIDNAGNLLDTLFSNMDGAVSGLELSVDNNQVLYTYDVSEFQNAAYRRLDSRVFIYNRTTDVATEISGAKENGTNDLQVKYSPNEAEVILMNTSNDGISIQNIVTLEVDFIDNDGQRVVFKENAFMPDWE from the coding sequence ATGATGACGAAAGATAGATATTTATATATTTCAACATTTCTTGTCTTAGTTTTAGCCTTATTTTCATGTAATGAAGATAGAATAGGCGAAGACGACACGGGTTCTGTTAGTGGTACTGTAGTAGCTTCCGGGACTAATGTGCCATTAGCTAACGTGAGAATCGCTACACAGCCTATTTCTAGTACAGTTTTCACAGATAGTCTTGGAACATTCTTAATTGAAAATGTTCCTGTAGGAGATTATGCCGTAGAAGCTCGAGTTGAGGATTTTATTACAGATTTTGAGCCTACAACTGTTGTGGCAAATGCTACTGTAAATGTTGTATTTGAATTAGAGGTGTCTACTGCAAATAATAGACCTCCAACAAGTCCTCAGTTGCTTACTCCAGCCGAAAATGAAGTCTTACAAGGTGTAGAGGCGACTTTCTCTTGGACTTCAGAAGACCCAGATGGTGACCCTATTGAATATGCTATAGAACTTAGAAACGACCAGAATGACGATGTACTGCGCTTTGAAGAAATTACTGATACTACATATACGTATAGCCCGCTAATTCTAGGAGCGAAGTACGTATGGCAAGTAACCGCTACAGACAACATAAACGATCCTGTTTTAAGTCCGTTAGGCACCTTTTCTGTAGTTATGGCACCAGTAGACAACAGAATTTTGTTTACTCGAAATATTGAAGGAAACAATGTGATCTTCTCTGCAGACGAAGATGGGTCAGAGTTTCAATTAACTCCATCTGATAAGAACAGCTTTAGACCCGTACGTAATGTAGCCGCCAACCGAATTGCATTTTTACAAGCAGATGGGGCAGAGGTAGATGTCTTTACAATGAATAGAGATGGAAGCGATACTAGAAAAATTACAAGCTCTGTAAAGCCAGCAGGTTTTAATTTAAATGAAATTAATATTTCATGGCCAGAAAATAGTACAAAAGTGTATTTCCCTGTGCTGGATAAATTATACCGAATAAATACCACAGGACAAGGGCTAGAATTAGTATATCAAACCACAGATGGATCCTTAATTTCTGAAGTGGATGCGCATGAATTTGATAATGTCATTGCGCTAAAAACAAATAATCTAAGCGGTTACAATACGTCAATTATAATAATAGATAACGCGGGAAATTTATTAGATACCCTATTTAGTAATATGGATGGTGCCGTGAGTGGTTTAGAACTATCTGTCGATAATAATCAGGTGTTGTATACATATGATGTTTCAGAATTCCAGAACGCAGCATACAGACGTCTAGATTCTAGAGTATTTATCTATAATCGAACTACAGACGTTGCTACTGAAATTTCTGGGGCAAAAGAGAATGGTACTAACGATTTACAGGTGAAATATTCACCCAATGAAGCGGAAGTTATTTTGATGAACACTTCAAACGATGGTATTTCTATACAAAATATAGTAACCCTTGAAGTAGATTTTATTGATAACGACGGCCAACGCGTTGTATTTAAAGAAAACGCTTTTATGCCAGATTGGGAGTAA
- a CDS encoding AIR synthase related protein, producing MSQEISKRYSQRGVSAGKEDVHNAIKNVDKGLYPKAFCKIVPDYLTGDEDYCLVMHADGAGTKSSLAYMYWKETGDISVWKGIAQDALIMNVDDLLCVGAVDAITLSSTIGRNKNLIPGEVISAIINGTEELLEELASFGVKIHSTGGETADVGDLVRTIIVDSTVTARLKRSQVINNANIQPGDVIVGLASFGQATYENQYNGGMGSNGLTSARHDVFSSYLAEKFPESYDAAVPKELVYSGSKKLTDSVAETPLNAGQLVLSPTRTYAPIIKKILERYSANEIHGMVHCSGGAQTKILHFIDQLHIVKDAMFETPPLFKMIQEESGTDWKEMYQVFNMGHRMELYVPENIAEELIEISKSFNVDAKIVGRVLASEEKKLTITSNHGTFVYK from the coding sequence ATGAGTCAAGAAATTTCAAAACGTTATTCGCAACGAGGTGTTTCCGCAGGGAAAGAAGATGTACATAATGCAATTAAAAATGTGGATAAGGGATTATACCCAAAGGCATTTTGCAAGATTGTACCCGATTATCTCACTGGAGATGAAGACTATTGTTTGGTCATGCATGCAGACGGGGCGGGCACAAAGTCTTCGTTGGCATATATGTATTGGAAAGAGACTGGCGACATTTCTGTTTGGAAGGGTATTGCTCAAGATGCGCTTATCATGAACGTAGATGATTTGCTTTGCGTTGGAGCTGTAGACGCAATTACCTTATCTTCGACTATTGGAAGAAATAAAAACCTGATTCCAGGAGAGGTAATTTCAGCAATAATAAACGGAACAGAAGAATTACTAGAAGAGTTAGCATCGTTTGGAGTGAAAATTCATTCAACTGGTGGAGAAACAGCAGATGTAGGTGACTTAGTGCGTACCATCATTGTAGATAGCACCGTAACGGCAAGATTAAAAAGATCTCAGGTAATTAACAATGCTAACATACAACCTGGAGATGTAATTGTAGGCTTAGCGTCCTTTGGTCAGGCCACATATGAAAATCAGTATAATGGAGGGATGGGGAGCAACGGTTTAACCAGCGCTCGCCATGATGTGTTTTCTAGCTATTTAGCTGAAAAGTTCCCTGAAAGTTACGATGCAGCCGTTCCTAAAGAGCTAGTCTACAGCGGTTCCAAAAAGTTAACAGATAGCGTGGCCGAAACACCCTTAAATGCAGGGCAGCTAGTATTATCTCCCACAAGAACCTATGCGCCAATAATTAAGAAAATTTTGGAAAGATATAGTGCTAATGAGATTCATGGTATGGTGCATTGTAGTGGTGGGGCGCAAACAAAAATATTACATTTTATAGATCAACTACACATAGTAAAAGATGCGATGTTCGAAACACCGCCACTCTTTAAAATGATTCAGGAAGAAAGTGGTACAGACTGGAAAGAAATGTATCAAGTGTTTAATATGGGTCACAGAATGGAATTGTATGTTCCTGAAAATATAGCGGAAGAACTCATTGAAATTTCAAAATCCTTCAATGTAGATGCTAAAATAGTAGGCCGTGTACTTGCTTCGGAAGAAAAAAAGCTGACGATTACTTCTAATCATGGAACATTTGTATATAAATAG
- the prfA gene encoding peptide chain release factor 1, whose protein sequence is MLEKLQIVKNRFDEVSDLIIQPDIISDQKQYVHLNKEYKDLRALMDKREQYILATERIAEAEEILGDGSDAEMVEMAKMQMEEAKGKLDKLEEEIKFMLIPKDPEDTKNAVVEVRAGTGGDEASIFAGDLHRMYTKYCESKGWKVSIVDFSEGTSGGYKEIQFEVEGDDVYGTLKFEAGVHRVQRVPQTETQGRVHTSAATVMVFPEAEEFDVQIDPKDVRIDYFCSSGPGGQSVNTTYSAVRLTHEPTGLVAQCQDQKSQHKNKEKAFKVLRSRLFDLELAKKQAEDAEKRGSMVTSGDRSAKIRTYNYPQGRVTDHRINLTLYDLGNIIDGDIQKIIDELQLVSNTEKLKETGEAF, encoded by the coding sequence ATGTTAGAAAAACTTCAAATTGTAAAAAATAGATTCGATGAGGTGAGTGATCTTATCATTCAGCCAGATATTATTAGTGATCAAAAACAATACGTTCACTTAAATAAAGAATATAAAGATTTGCGAGCGCTTATGGACAAGCGTGAGCAATATATATTGGCTACAGAAAGAATTGCTGAAGCTGAAGAAATTTTGGGAGATGGTAGCGATGCTGAAATGGTTGAGATGGCTAAGATGCAAATGGAAGAGGCGAAAGGAAAGCTAGATAAGCTCGAAGAAGAGATTAAGTTTATGCTTATTCCTAAAGATCCTGAAGATACCAAAAATGCTGTGGTTGAAGTAAGAGCTGGAACCGGTGGAGATGAAGCAAGTATTTTTGCAGGCGATTTACACCGTATGTATACCAAATATTGCGAGTCTAAGGGATGGAAAGTTAGCATAGTAGATTTTAGTGAAGGTACAAGCGGTGGTTACAAAGAAATTCAGTTTGAAGTAGAAGGAGATGACGTCTACGGAACACTTAAGTTTGAAGCCGGAGTACATCGTGTTCAACGTGTGCCGCAAACGGAAACGCAAGGTCGTGTACACACAAGTGCTGCGACGGTAATGGTATTTCCTGAAGCCGAAGAATTTGATGTGCAGATAGATCCCAAAGATGTGCGTATCGATTATTTCTGTTCGTCTGGACCAGGGGGACAATCTGTAAATACAACCTATTCTGCTGTTCGTTTAACGCATGAGCCAACGGGTCTTGTAGCGCAATGCCAAGATCAAAAATCGCAGCACAAGAATAAAGAAAAAGCATTTAAAGTACTTAGGTCGCGACTCTTCGATCTTGAACTAGCCAAAAAACAGGCAGAAGACGCTGAAAAAAGAGGTTCAATGGTAACTAGTGGAGATAGAAGTGCCAAGATTAGAACGTACAACTACCCGCAAGGTAGAGTTACAGATCACCGTATTAACCTAACACTTTACGATTTAGGAAATATTATCGATGGTGATATCCAGAAAATTATTGATGAGCTTCAATTGGTAAGCAATACTGAAAAATTAAAAGAAACGGGAGAAGCATTTTAA
- the pyrF gene encoding orotidine-5'-phosphate decarboxylase, which translates to MTTEQLVEQIRKKKSFLCIGLDVDLDKIPPHLLQEEDPIFAFNKSIIDATHELAVAYKPNTAFYEAYGLKGWKALEKTISYLNEKHPEVYTIADAKRGDIGNTSTMYAKAFFEDLGFDSVTVAPYMGKDSVEPFLNFKDKHTILLALTSNLGAYDFQTKDLEGKTLYTSVLEVSKTWVNAENLMYVIGATKASYIGDVRAIVPNSFLLVPGVGAQGGSLTEVCKYGLNEQVGLLINSSRGIIYASKGTDFAEAAANQAASLQQQMESILNAG; encoded by the coding sequence ATGACTACAGAACAGCTAGTTGAACAAATTCGTAAAAAGAAATCGTTTCTATGTATTGGCTTGGATGTAGACCTCGATAAAATTCCACCACATTTGTTGCAAGAAGAAGATCCTATCTTTGCATTTAACAAGTCCATTATAGATGCTACGCATGAACTTGCAGTTGCTTACAAACCTAATACGGCGTTTTATGAAGCCTATGGTTTAAAGGGATGGAAGGCTTTAGAAAAGACCATTTCTTATTTAAATGAAAAGCATCCTGAAGTATACACTATCGCCGATGCAAAGCGCGGTGATATTGGCAACACATCTACTATGTACGCCAAAGCTTTCTTTGAAGATCTTGGCTTCGATTCTGTGACTGTAGCTCCTTATATGGGGAAAGATAGCGTAGAACCATTTCTCAACTTTAAGGACAAACACACAATTTTGTTAGCCCTTACATCTAATCTTGGAGCATACGATTTTCAGACGAAAGATTTAGAAGGTAAAACGCTATATACTTCGGTTCTAGAAGTTTCTAAAACTTGGGTCAATGCTGAAAATTTAATGTATGTTATTGGTGCGACAAAAGCAAGTTATATTGGTGATGTGAGAGCGATAGTTCCAAATAGTTTTCTGTTAGTCCCAGGGGTTGGAGCGCAGGGAGGTAGTTTAACAGAGGTTTGCAAGTATGGCCTTAATGAGCAGGTAGGTCTACTAATTAATTCGTCTAGGGGGATTATTTATGCTTCAAAAGGGACAGATTTTGCCGAAGCCGCTGCTAACCAGGCAGCTTCCCTACAACAACAAATGGAATCTATTCTAAATGCTGGTTAA
- a CDS encoding helical backbone metal receptor, translated as MLVKDQLHNVLDISSVPNRIVSLVPSQTELLVDLGLEDQIVGVTKFCVHPVALRKAKVVVGGTKNVDFAKISALQPDIIICNKEENTQEMVVALRALAPVWVSDIYSLEDALGMIRGLGKLFNLSKVAEKIADNILQKSVEFQESMQKVPKRKVAYVIWKNPWMLAGRNTFINNLLALNNFENIIEDKSSRYPEVSIELLKTVDVVLLSSEPFPFSEKDRLALKNTLETKVCLVDGEYFSWYGSRLKNAFAYFKTIH; from the coding sequence ATGCTGGTTAAAGATCAGTTGCATAACGTACTAGATATTTCTTCTGTTCCCAACAGAATTGTTTCTTTAGTGCCTTCTCAGACTGAACTCTTGGTCGACCTTGGGTTAGAAGATCAGATTGTAGGTGTTACTAAGTTCTGTGTGCATCCAGTAGCTTTACGTAAAGCTAAGGTCGTGGTTGGAGGTACTAAAAATGTTGATTTTGCTAAAATTTCAGCTTTACAACCAGATATCATTATATGTAATAAGGAAGAGAATACCCAAGAGATGGTAGTTGCGCTTAGAGCGCTTGCTCCAGTGTGGGTGAGTGATATTTATTCGCTAGAGGACGCGCTGGGGATGATACGTGGTTTGGGTAAATTATTTAATCTTTCAAAAGTAGCAGAAAAAATTGCCGATAATATTTTACAAAAAAGTGTTGAATTTCAAGAATCTATGCAGAAGGTTCCTAAAAGAAAGGTAGCCTACGTTATTTGGAAAAACCCGTGGATGTTGGCTGGAAGAAACACTTTTATTAATAACCTGCTTGCCTTAAATAATTTTGAGAATATAATTGAAGATAAATCTTCTCGCTACCCTGAGGTTTCTATTGAACTATTAAAAACTGTCGATGTGGTACTTTTATCTTCAGAGCCTTTCCCTTTTTCTGAGAAGGATAGGTTAGCATTAAAAAACACACTAGAAACAAAAGTGTGTTTAGTAGATGGCGAGTATTTTAGTTGGTATGGATCGCGTCTGAAAAACGCCTTTGCCTATTTTAAAACCATACACTAA
- a CDS encoding Lacal_2735 family protein, with translation MSGWFSKKSRLERLQQKYAELMKKSFKVALKDTKESDKMQQKAYEIYSEIKHLTLQRADK, from the coding sequence ATGTCAGGGTGGTTTTCAAAAAAATCGAGATTAGAAAGACTGCAGCAAAAATATGCTGAGCTCATGAAGAAGTCTTTTAAGGTTGCTCTAAAAGACACTAAGGAAAGTGATAAGATGCAGCAAAAAGCGTATGAAATATATAGTGAGATTAAGCATCTCACCTTACAACGCGCAGATAAATAA
- a CDS encoding DUF4197 domain-containing protein — translation MKKVILFFSCFVLISCAELQQVVNTLPQSGGGLDPTMIANGLRQALDFGIDKQVSKLTQKDGFYKNSLVKILLPQELQKVDKTLRDIGLGKLADEGLKVLNRAAEDAVKEATPIFVDAVKGITFSDAKNILLGPDNAATNYLEGRTNTALYGKFNPVIKNSFQKVGADQIWENIITKYNSVPFVNKVNPDLTDYVTNQALEGVYTMIAVEEKKIRTNVASRTTTLLRQVFGLQD, via the coding sequence ATGAAAAAAGTCATTTTATTCTTTTCGTGTTTCGTCCTAATCTCATGTGCTGAGTTGCAACAAGTGGTAAATACATTACCACAAAGTGGTGGCGGATTAGACCCAACAATGATTGCAAATGGTCTTCGCCAAGCATTAGATTTTGGTATCGACAAGCAGGTTTCAAAATTAACTCAGAAAGACGGTTTCTATAAAAATAGCTTAGTCAAAATTCTTCTGCCTCAAGAACTTCAAAAAGTTGACAAGACCTTACGCGATATTGGATTAGGCAAATTGGCAGATGAAGGTTTGAAAGTACTTAACAGGGCTGCAGAAGATGCTGTAAAAGAAGCAACACCTATTTTTGTAGATGCGGTAAAAGGTATTACGTTTTCAGACGCAAAAAACATACTACTAGGTCCAGATAATGCGGCAACCAACTATTTAGAAGGACGCACAAATACGGCCTTATACGGTAAATTTAACCCCGTAATCAAAAATTCTTTTCAAAAAGTTGGAGCCGATCAAATTTGGGAGAATATCATAACCAAATACAATTCTGTTCCATTTGTGAATAAGGTGAACCCCGATCTCACAGATTATGTAACAAACCAAGCCTTGGAAGGTGTTTATACTATGATTGCAGTAGAAGAAAAGAAAATCCGCACTAACGTCGCTTCTCGAACCACTACACTCTTACGTCAAGTGTTTGGCCTTCAAGATTAA